From a region of the Helianthus annuus cultivar XRQ/B chromosome 5, HanXRQr2.0-SUNRISE, whole genome shotgun sequence genome:
- the LOC110939719 gene encoding cysteine-rich repeat secretory protein 38 isoform X1 yields MEKFMFIFWAMFFIIMLGFCHVDGITHLDSECSQARNSTGNTVYRSNLRSLLTSLATNAPLQDGFFNASVGNGSDRVYGLVWCRADASPDTCSKCLNDFISIPLTDCPDSKELVIWSSTCNLRFSNESFFGELWNKSSSSTYGNSGLDDPAVFTRGFSRMETLVPSVSNGPLMFATNVLDVGDNGERYGLGQCSRDLSKLDCQNCLEELLTSYREYVLNRTGWEMLGVSCGMWYDNFRFYDANSSRPNPPNTSGGTTKET; encoded by the exons ATGGAGAagtttatgtttatattttgggcAATGTTTTTTATTATcatgttggggttttgtcatgTAGACGGTATTACTCATTTGGATTCCGAGTGTTCACAAGCTCGGAACTCAACTGGGAATACCGTCTATCGATCAAACCTTAGATCTCTTTTAACTTCGTTGGCCACGAACGCCCCTCTTCAAGATGGCTTTTTCAACGCTAGTGTCGGGAACGGTTCAGACCGCGTGTACGGTCTTGTGTGGTGTCGAGCAGATGCTTCTCCCGACACATGCTCCAAGTGTTTGAACGATTTTATTAGCATACCTTTAACCGATTGTCCCGATAGCAAAGAGTTGGTGATATGGTCTAGTACGTGCAATTTAAGGTTCTCGAATGAGAGTTTCTTTGGCGAACTTTGGAACAAGTCGTCGTCATCAACTTATGGAAACAGTGGACTTGATGACCCTGCCGTGTTTACACGAGGGTTCTCGAGGATGGAAACGTTAGTACCAAGTGTTTCTAATGGGCCACTGATGTTTGCGACTAATGTTCTTGATGTCGGGGACAATGGAGAGAGGTACGGGTTGGGCCAGTGTAGTCGGGATTTGAGCAAGTTGGATTGTCAAAATTGTTTGGAGGAGCTTCTAACGAGTTATCGTGAGTACGTGTTGAATCGAACCGGGTGGGAGATGCTGGGAGTGAGTTGTGGTATGTGGTATGATAATTTTCGGTTTTATGATGCCAATTCATCAAGGCCGAATCCCCCGAACACTTCGG GTGGTACAACAAAGGAGACATGA
- the LOC110939719 gene encoding cysteine-rich repeat secretory protein 38 isoform X2, whose product MEKFMFIFWAMFFIIMLGFCHVDGITHLDSECSQARNSTGNTVYRSNLRSLLTSLATNAPLQDGFFNASVGNGSDRVYGLVWCRADASPDTCSKCLNDFISIPLTDCPDSKELVIWSSTCNLRFSNESFFGELWNKSSSSTYGNSGLDDPAVFTRGFSRMETLVPSVSNGPLMFATNVLDVGDNGERYGLGQCSRDLSKLDCQNCLEELLTSYREYVLNRTGWEMLGVSCGMWYDNFRFYDANSSRPNPPNTSGG is encoded by the exons ATGGAGAagtttatgtttatattttgggcAATGTTTTTTATTATcatgttggggttttgtcatgTAGACGGTATTACTCATTTGGATTCCGAGTGTTCACAAGCTCGGAACTCAACTGGGAATACCGTCTATCGATCAAACCTTAGATCTCTTTTAACTTCGTTGGCCACGAACGCCCCTCTTCAAGATGGCTTTTTCAACGCTAGTGTCGGGAACGGTTCAGACCGCGTGTACGGTCTTGTGTGGTGTCGAGCAGATGCTTCTCCCGACACATGCTCCAAGTGTTTGAACGATTTTATTAGCATACCTTTAACCGATTGTCCCGATAGCAAAGAGTTGGTGATATGGTCTAGTACGTGCAATTTAAGGTTCTCGAATGAGAGTTTCTTTGGCGAACTTTGGAACAAGTCGTCGTCATCAACTTATGGAAACAGTGGACTTGATGACCCTGCCGTGTTTACACGAGGGTTCTCGAGGATGGAAACGTTAGTACCAAGTGTTTCTAATGGGCCACTGATGTTTGCGACTAATGTTCTTGATGTCGGGGACAATGGAGAGAGGTACGGGTTGGGCCAGTGTAGTCGGGATTTGAGCAAGTTGGATTGTCAAAATTGTTTGGAGGAGCTTCTAACGAGTTATCGTGAGTACGTGTTGAATCGAACCGGGTGGGAGATGCTGGGAGTGAGTTGTGGTATGTGGTATGATAATTTTCGGTTTTATGATGCCAATTCATCAAGGCCGAATCCCCCGAACACTTCGG GTGGATAA